From Triticum urartu cultivar G1812 chromosome 2, Tu2.1, whole genome shotgun sequence, a single genomic window includes:
- the LOC125540317 gene encoding pyruvate kinase, cytosolic isozyme-like: MANIDMAAVLADLERDAAADARTPRTKLVCTLGPASRSVPMLEKLLRAGMNVARFNFSHGTHEYHKETLDALRQAMHNTGILCAVMLDTKGPEIRTGFLKDGKPIKLTKGQEITVSTDYDIKGDTNTISMSYKKLPQDVKPGHVILCADGTISLAVLSCDPAAGTVRCRCENTAMLGERKNCNLPGIVVDLPTLTEKDKEDILEWGVPNDIDMIALSFVRKGSDLVTVRQLLGQHAKRIKLMSKVENQEGIVNFDDILRETDAFMVARGDLGMEIPVEKIFLAQKMMIYKCNLAGKPVVTATQMLESMIKSPRPTRAEATDVANAVLDGTDCVMLSGESAAGAYPEVAVKIMARICVEAESSLDNDAVFKEMIKAAPLPMSPLESLASSAVRTANKARATLIVVLTRGGTTAKLVAKYRPRVPILSVVVPVLTTDSFDWTVSSEGPARHSLIYRGLIPLLAEGSAKATDSESTEEILQAALKSAVKKQLCKAGDAVVVLHRIGMASVIKICTVK, from the exons ATGGCCAACATCGACATGGCGGCGGTGCTGGCGGACCTGGAGCGGGACGCGGCGGCGGACGCCCGCACCCCGCGGACCAAGCTGGTGTGCACGCTCGGCCCGGCCTCCCGCTCCGTGCCCATGCTCGAGAAGCTGCTCCGCGCCGGCATGAACGTCGCGCGCTTCAACTTCTCCCACGGCACCCACGAGTACCACAAGGAGACCCTCGACGCCCTCCGCCAGGCCATGCACAACACCGGCATCCTCTGCGCCGTCATGCTCGACACCAAG GGACCTGAGATTCGTACTGGATTTTTGAAGGATGGTAAACCAATCAAACTGACAAAGGGTCAAGAAATCACTGTTTCCACCGACTATGATATCAAGGGCGACACGAACACGATCTCCATGAGTTACAAGAAACTTCCTCAGGATGTGAAGCCTGGGCATGTCATACTATGTGCTGATGGTACCATCTCCTTGGCTGTTCTCTCTTGCGACCCAGCAGCTGGAACTGTCAGATGTAGGTGTGAGAACACTGCAATGCTTGGAGAGAGGAAGAATTGTAATCTGCCAGGAATTGTCGTGGACCTTCCTACACTAACGGAGAAGGATAAGGAGGACATTTTGGAATGGGGTGTGCCTAATGACATTGACATGATTGCTTTGTCGTTTGTCCGCAAAGGATCAGATTTGGTGACCGTCAGGCAGCTTCTTGGACAGCATGCAAAGCGCATCAAGTTAATGTCAAAG GTTGAAAACCAGGAGGGCATTGTGAACTTTGATGACATTCTGAGGGAAACCGATGCCTTTATGGTTGCCAGAGGTGATCTTGGAATGGAGATTCCAGTTGAGAAGATATTCCTGGCCCAAAAAATGATGATTTACAAGTGCAACCTTGCTGGCAAGCCTGTTGTCACAGCGACCCAGATGCTTGAGTCAATGATCAAGTCCCCGAGGCCAACCCGTGCCGAGGCTACTGACGTCGCAAATGCGGTGCTTGATGGAACCGACTGTGTCATGCTCAGTGGTGAAAGCGCTGCTGGAGCATACCCTGAGGTGGCTGTGAAGATCATGGCTCGCATCTGCGTGGAGGCAGAGTCTTCCCTGGACAACGACGCCGTCTTCAAGGAGATGATCAAGGCCGCGCCCCTCCCGATGAGCCCGCTGGAGTCCCTTGCGTCTTCCGCCGTGCGGACCGCCAACAAGGCCAGGGCCACTCTGATTGTCGTCCTGACCCGTGGCGGCACCACTGCGAAGCTGGTGGCCAAGTACCGCCCCAGGGTCCCGATCCTCTCGGTGGTTGTCCCAGTGCTGACAACCGACTCGTTCGACTGGACCGTCAGCTCCGAGGGCCCGGCCAGGCACAGCCTGATCTACAGGGGCCTGATCCCGCTCCTCGCCGAGGGCTCCGCCAAGGCCACCGACTCGGAGTCGACGGAGGAGATCCTCCAGGCGGCGCTCAAGTCGGCCGTGAAGAAGCAGCTCTGCAAGGCCGGCGACGCCGTAGTCGTCCTGCACCGCATCGGCATGGCCTCCGTCATCAAGATCTGCACCGTCAAGTGA